Proteins from one Impatiens glandulifera chromosome 2, dImpGla2.1, whole genome shotgun sequence genomic window:
- the LOC124924970 gene encoding probable O-methyltransferase 3, with the protein MDSNGELARAHADLWKHLFGFFPSTALNCLVELGVPDLIQNHGKPMTISEIVGKLSITNPSKTRCLGSMMGMLAHSGFLCREAKGVEEEDIAYSLTPASRLLLKNEPHNLRPFVFYLLGKIVAGPWPLLGQWLKNDVPTAFETCYGIPFWELATKSEFGPLVNEAMAVDARIIGETIVNECKAVFEGLTSIVDVAGGTGTLATIIVKNFPTIKCKVFDLPYVVADLQDNENIEFIGGDMFEEIPHAHVALLKVSI; encoded by the coding sequence ATGGATAGTAACGGGGAGTTGGCTCGAGCTCATGCCGATCTTTGGAAGCACTTGTTTGGCTTCTTTCCCTCAACCGCACTAAATTGTTTAGTCGAGCTTGGTGTACCCGATTTGATCCAGAATCATGGCAAGCCCATGACCATCTCTGAGATTGTTGGGAAGCTCTCCATAACAAATCCCAGCAAAACTCGCTGTCTTGGTAGCATGATGGGCATGTTGGCTCACTCCGGTTTTCTTTGTCGAGAAGCTAAAGGAGTAGAGGAGGAGGATATTGCCTACTCCCTCACACCTGCTTCACGTCTCCTCTTGAAAAACGAACCCCACAATTTAAGACCGTTTGTGTTCTACTTGCTTGGTAAAATTGTGGCAGGTCCATGGCCGTTGTTAGGCCAATGGCTAAAGAATGATGTCCCAACTGCCTTTGAAACTTGTTATGGAATCCCTTTTTGGGAATTGGCTACAAAGTCTGAGTTTGGTCCTTTGGTTAATGAAGCCATGGCTGTTGATGCTCGGATAATAGGAGAAACAATAGTCAATGAATGCAAGGCAGTGTTCGAGGGGTTGACATCGATCGTGGATGTGGCGGGAGGTACGGGGACATTGGCGACCATAATTGTGAAAAACTTTCCGACCATCAAGTGCAAAGTGTTTGATCTCCCTTATGTTGTGGCTGACTTACAAGATAATGAGAATATAGAGTTCATTGGTGGAGATATGTTTGAAGAAATTCCTCATGCTCATGTTGCCTTGCTAAAAGtaagtatttaa
- the LOC124924971 gene encoding probable O-methyltransferase 3 gives MDSIGELARAHADLWKHLFGFLPSTALNCLVELGVPDLIQNHGKPMTISEIVGKLSITNPSKTRCLGSMMDILAHSGFLSREVKGVEEEDIAYSLTPASRLLLKNEPHNLRPFVFYLLGKIVAGPWPLLGQWIKNDVPTAFETCYGIPFWELATKSEFGPLVNEAMAVDARIIGETIVNECKAVFEGLTSIVDVAGGTGTLATIIVKNFPTIKCKVFDLPYVVADLQDSENIEFIGGDMFEEIPHAHVALLKYILHDWSDEKCIIILKKCKESILSADHKGGKLIIIDMVRREDDDAHRQFVGLALDVYLSAYMNGKERSEKEWAKLFLDSGFGTYKITPITGLQTLIEVYCIGGNECSVLILTLFVFLLNQCDWKIHLILAKQIPFLRRAFTFREGPSCTCDNSGLMQVVGFEKKRLKLGN, from the exons ATGGATAGTATCGGGGAGTTGGCTCGAGCTCATGCCGATCTTTGGAAGCACTTGTTTGGCTTCTTGCCCTCAACCGCACTAAATTGTTTAGTCGAGCTTGGTGTACCCGATTTGATCCAGAATCACGGCAAGCCCATGACCATCTCTGAGATTGTTGGGAAGCTCTCCATAACAAATCCCAGCAAAACTCGCTGTCTTGGTAGCATGATGGACATTTTGGCTCACTCGGGTTTTCTTTCTCGAGAAGTTAAAGGAGTAGAGGAGGAGGATATTGCCTACTCCCTCACACCTGCTTCACGTCTCCTCTTGAAAAACGAACCCCACAATTTAAGACCGTTTGTGTTCTACTTGCTTGGTAAAATTGTGGCAGGTCCATGGCCGTTGTTAGGCCAATGGATAAAGAATGATGTCCCAACTGCCTTTGAAACTTGTTATGGAATCCCTTTTTGGGAATTGGCTACAAAGTCTGAGTTTGGTCCTTTGGTTAATGAAGCCATGGCTGTTGATGCTCGGATAATAGGAGAAACAATAGTCAATGAATGCAAGGCAGTGTTCGAGGGGTTGACATCGATCGTGGATGTGGCGGGAGGTACGGGGACATTGGCGACCATAATTGTGAAAAACTTTCCGACCATCAAGTGCAAAGTGTTTGATCTCCCTTATGTTGTGGCTGACTTACAAGATAGTGAGAATATAGAGTTCATTGGTGGAGATATGTTTGAAGAAATTCCTCATGCTCATGTTGCCTTGCTAAAG tatatccTACACGATTGGAGCGatgaaaaatgtataataatattgaaGAAATGTAAAGAATCTATTTTGAGCGCGGACCACAAAGGTGGAAAGTTGATAATCATTGATATGGTTAGGAGGGAAGACGATGATGCGCATCGCCAATTTGTGGGACTTGCCTTGGACGTGTATTTGTCTGCCTATATGAATGGGAAGGAGAGGAGTGAAAAAGAATGGGCAAAACTTTTCTTGGATTCGGGTTTTGGGACATACAAAATCACTCCAATAACCGGGTTACAAACTCTCATAGAG GTCTATTGTATTGGAGGGAATGAGTGCTCTGTTCTCATTCTTActctatttgtttttcttttgaatCAATGTGATT ggaagattcattTGATTCTTGCGAAGCAAATTCCCTTTTTGCGAAGAgccttcacgtttcgcgaaggtcCTTCCTGCACCTGCGATAATAGTGGGCTTATGCAGGTTGTGGGTTTTGAGAAGAAGCGGCTAAAGTTAGGAAATTGA